In Pangasianodon hypophthalmus isolate fPanHyp1 chromosome 1, fPanHyp1.pri, whole genome shotgun sequence, the genomic window TCTTCTACATGGAAGAACATGGACTCCTCCTTCTCATCAAAGTAGCTGAGCAGAAGCAGGATCATCTCTATCACATCATCTGAACAGCCACTCTGCAGTCCCCGGATCCTCTGAAGCCTTGCATAATTCTGAAGGAATTTCTTGCTCTTGTTGACACAAACTGTGGTCATGTAGTCGAGAAGCCTTTTTCCTTTCAAATCCAAATTTCGTGTGAATGTCTCTTTGAGGTCAATCCCAGTGAGTTCCATAAAGTGGACTGACATGACAAGTTCTTCAAACCAAAACGGCCACTCCTCTCTAAGGCATTTGATACTTTTTCCCTGGTTGACATGTTGACGCTGTGTGTAAAATGTGGacttcattaaacattttatctcCTCTGGATTGGCATCAGAGTGTTGGAACATCACCTTGAGTTTTTCCATCTTTTGCTGCTGGCTCTCTTGAGTTTCTTCAAGGGGCAGAAATTTTACATTCCATTTAATGCATCCATAAGTGTCCTGCAGTGCTGCTCTGTCTTCTAATGGGATCTCGTCTGTTTGGTCCGAGTCATCGgtctgatgttttctttttcttattttgggTGTTGAAGTGCGCCTCACATTTTCAATTCTGTTTTGCAACTGTTTGACAAGGGAATGGTAGCCTGTTCCAACAATATCACCCTCTATTACATCTTGGACAGAACTGGGATATTTTGCCACCATTTTTGTTGCACCGTCAGTTGAATGCTTTTTACCTACATGAGGGCATTTTTGCATCATCTCAGTCACAACAATCCGGACCATTTGCCTCCTTAGTTTTGGGCCAGGCCTTTTTCCCCTCTCTAAAGCCTGCATCACTTCCTCAGGAAATTTACTCCATGGAATTTCAAAGTTGACGTCCCACTGTGTGTCAAGTCCTGGGCTGCTGGAGGAGCTTGACGATGAACTTTGGGGTGAAACAGAGAGCGATGGCAGCGATTGGGTAGGTGAGGCTTCCACACATGATGGTGAACTCTTCTCGGGAGTGTGGTCTtcaaatggcaaaaaaataagATTGATtcacactgtaaaatatttcacaatgtCCATGTCTGCTGTTGATTTTGAATAGTTGTGTGGTGGTGTATAGTGTTTTTACTTACATTTCTGTTTCCAAGCAGAAAGAAGCTTTCTGGCTTCTACAGGTCTTAATGCTGTCATCAAATCAGCCTCCGTTACGAAGCGTAGATCATCATACGTCTCGACTCCAATGGACTGCAAGTGCTCTtccaggatgtttttgtttactgCTTGAAGTTGTGGTAGGACTTCCATGATGGCGACATCTAGGAAGGTCAATACTGTGTTTTAGTGGAATGACTTGGTATCCATCAAGAATGTATGATACCAAAGGATAGAAATCGGGCAGGTCATTAATGTTGATACACTGTAACCCAAGACTGTCCTTTGTCACAGAATACAGATGGTATTCTGAGAGGAAGGTGCCTTTGTGGATATCCATCAAAACATACACAGAGGTGTCATTATGAATCAAGATGAGTAGAAGTTCACCAAACTCCATATACTCATCATTTCTGTACACAAGAAACTGTCCTTTTTTTATATGCAGTGCCCTTGTACTGAATGTCTGTGGTAACTGTGGTATTGCTTTCTGAAAAGGCTAACTCCCTGACTGCATGTTTAATAGTGTTACTGTAGAGGTTGGgataaaacacacagctgtCCTTCACTTGCAGTAGTTTACTGCATTCTTGCCCAGCTAAAAGATATGCCTGATACATCTGATGACGCTCTGACAAAGTTTGACTAATGTTTTTGAAGTTTTTCAAGTGTCTGGCACATCTTTTAAAATAACTGTGCTTACTTTCAAACCTAAGCGTCCATAACCTAATCAATGGGCCAAATTTCAAGATCAGTGCTGAATAATGGCGCAAATAGTGGTGCTTGGGTTTTAGTTGCACTTCAGGAAACAACATCTTTCTCAACTCCAAATATTCTTGGATCAAAATGTCAAGATATATCTGGGACAAGGAAATGTTCTGAGCACAAATAGGATCCACAATGTCTTTTAGCTGGAGAGCTAACTGCCATACTTCATCCTCATGATTTTGCACTTTGTCACCAATCAAAACTGGTAGCAATCTCAAAAGGTTCCAGTTTTGAATGGCTTGCCCTGATAACTTGGCACTGTCCGGGTTGACAGCACATGGCTTTGTGAGTGCTTCAGATCCTTTGTACTTTAACTGTTTGTTGCCCCTGTTTAAAAGTGAGTACGTgaaccattttttcttttttataatgtTCTTCAGGTACAGTGTTAGATCATATGACAAGACTCCGTCAAAGAGGTCATGACCTAAACAGGGCGGGAGAACAGGCTGGGATACGTGAAAAGACTCAAGGGCATTAAAGATAGAGTTTACCTTTATCCCTCTGACGCCTTGGATGTTTTCAGCCTGGAGATCAGCAACAGCTGCGTCATACGTCCCTGGAGTGCATAGAGGACCACAGACACTCGGATCAGCCACAAACTCACTTCTTGTGATTTCACAGTACCTGCAAAAATATTGAGAGCGGCTGAAGTTCTCTGTAAACCCACCTATGCAATGAGAACCCAAGTTATCCCCAGCAATGCAGTAAAGACCCCCTTTAACTGTTTGTCCATCTACATTTATTCCATCTGTCTCCAAGGGTTTCAGATCCGCCAACAACTCTGAGAAAACTTTGACTACTCCAAAACGCTTAAGGTCATCCTCAACACACAAGACTTAAAAACATATTATCAGTATTTGAACGCAAATGAATGGGTAAATTTGCTAATGAAATATAGACTGCAAGAACTTTGTGCATCTTTTTAGCAGAACCCAGGGGATTCACAATTTCAAATGAATCTTGGTACAAAATCAGTTTGAGGCTTTCAGGGTTTTCACTGAAGAACTGGTGACATTTGAAATTTTGTTCATCATATAAATCCGTAAAAACTTCTACATCAGGATCTCCAAACTGTTGTGACTGTGTATTCCTCCCTAAACGTGACTGTAAAAAGCTCTTCAGAGTTTCTGCTACTGGTATGTAGTAAGCAAATTtttgtgtcatgttttcatCCATTCCCAGTGCCACTTTTTGGGGTTCtgtgtaattaaacatttttgtgaatGTCTGATTTCTAGAGTATGTAGTTCTTAATTGTCCCTGATGACAGGCAGAGAACAAATCTGACTCTTTAATGCAGTCACAGATTTTAGAGACTGCTTCATCTGATAGGCTCatatcatttttgaaaaaaagaacTTACTCTAGTTATTGTATAGGCTAACTCGTGCACATTCTGCATTTCCTCAACAATAGTCTGTATAGTTGAGGCAGGAATTAGCAGCTGTCCTTGCAGTTTAAGGTAAAAGAGACACATGTTTCTGACATAAGACTGACTATCATTCTCTGGCATATCACTGGCTGCACTAGCTGTTGGCATGGCTTCATGTGTGTTTACTGAATCATCTGTACTGGCAATGACATCTGGGGGCTGAGGGCGAGTTTCCCTGTACATGTTATCGATACCATCTGGGGAGCATGCTTTATGAAGTAAATGACGACTTTTTTGTAAACACGTGTTTACAACCACTTACTGGACATGACACAGACCTGCCCTCGCCAATATGATAATTTAAGTGAGACACAAGCTCTTTCACCGTGTGAAAACGGCGCACATAATGAAACTGCGCATTTAAAATCCGCAACAACAGCTATAGGAGCAGCTTGCGGTGCATTGTGCACACGATAAAAATGGCCCTTGAAAGCAGAGTAAGTGATAAATGTTTGACTACAGTTGGCGccaacacatttaaaaagacaACGGGGCTCATTCCTATGCACTTTGCAATGTAGTACATAGCCTCTTAATGTATCCAATTTCTTTTTACAAAAGACACAGGTGATCATTTTTGGGATTTCAAGTGTTTGCCTGTGCTTTTCAGCTGAACCAAGTTATCACGCATtgatctagctagctagtttacaCCATGTGCTTTCAGCACACATTTTCGTTTGGTCTCGAAAAAAGTAGGCTAAACACTGTGAAGCTTACCGTGCAAACTTTTAATTTTCCAACTGAACAGCAGCAGACCCTCTAAAAACTTCTTAAAATTTTAGATAAAAACGTTTAAAAGACACTGTTCCGAAGACTTCTGCTGTGCCTCTGTTTTCTTTCTAGCAAGCGCTGCTCGTTATTGACGTCAGCCGCAGGTGAGTGTCTCCCGCTCCTCACGTCATTAATCCAATCAGAGACGAGCTTATCTGCGAACTATGAAATTCAAAATTAGCAGACTCGGTGGCAGAGCACAATGAGAGAGGACAAGTACAAGTCTGTGGTTAGAGGAGGCACTGGTTGTTTAGCCTGTGATAATGACACAATGCTcaaattattactattgtttTATCAATAGGCCTATGTAGAAAACCAGTAGGCTAagaattacattaaaatttaaagACTAAAAGAAACATAAGGCATATAAGGATTAGGACTGAACAGTACCTATTACTTTGCATAtcaataaatttaatttcttataCACACTCTGCAATATGCTACAAATAGCCTGaattacaaaaacaatgttATTATAATTGTAGCCCATATttttagacagacaggcaaccTCTCAGGttcacaatacatttttttgtaaaaacatttttactacCTCAATTTGCATCAGTCATGTTAAAAGTACAGCATAAACTTGTATAGTGACTTACTTTAGTTGTATTTTTAAGAGCAACTGACTAAAACTTTAGATTTTACAATATTTGCATGTCAAATGAACAAAGTTGTTTTGTTATGAGTATTAcagtatttttctgttttttttataccaatCTCTGtagttttaacaaataaatttgaTTATAATCGCATATCGGTgttgtaaatataacaaaacattCTGTTTAATAGTTTACAAAAGTTCACTgtgatttaaacaaaaaatatatgtttttggaTTTACAATACTTCTCTGTAGGAATTTTACAGTGTTTTCCTGTAAATCTCACAGTAATTTTTTACAGTGCAAATGAATGGGTGGAAAGAATTGAAAAGAATGAAGAAGGAGAGGAGGGAGGTATACATAACTgtattttaaaaggaaaaatgggaaaaacagGTTTTTTATTGAATGTAAAGTGAAAGAAATTTATTTGGTGTTTAGAGAAATGGCTTTTATTAAACCTGTGGCAAATAATTATTGGAGAGAAAGATATGATGATCTAAGTGAAGGAGAGATATGGAGGAATGTGGGAATGAAGTATATGGATCCAATTCTAGAGAATTTTAACTTTCTCTTGAAGCACAACTGTATTTTAACAGAAATGAGATTGCAAAAAATTGGGATAGAAAGCGATGCAAATTGTAGTGTATGTATGAAATGTGAAGAAGGCctattgcatttgtttttatattgtgaAGAATTGAGAGTTTTTATGggaaaaatcaaaaatatagTGAAGTCAATGTTGAAAGACAAATAtgatgaagacatggttttAATGGTAAAGAATGTAATGagagtttttaatttttcaattgCAAAACATGCAATATGGCTAAGAAGAAATATGGCAAAATATGAAAGAGAAGTTGATGTGTGGattctgtttaaaaacaaaatgcaatttactGTGAAATTGTtatgtgaatatattttaatgaatgacGAAGAGgaagattttattaaaatgtttgtagaagGAAACACTATGCTAGAGTATACAATAGATGGTGTAACTTGGATATGGGAGAAATTTGAATGATTGTTATTGTTATGGtggttgtttctttttctcatatGTTCGGTTCTGTGAAAAATGGGtacaatgtttttaatgtaatttttaaaaatttgttaataaaaaaaaaaaaaaaaaagaacgccggatctcgtctgatctcggaagttAAGCAGAGttgggcctggttagtacttggattagagaccgcctgggaataccaggtgctgtaagttagtgaggccttcatttgaattagggttttaattctctcaggacatcatacttttatgggaggaagattgactagaaacttgaaaaggagagaggaatcaaatgaatgaacgaataaataaataaatcttacactatttaagtagacaccttttggagctaGCTCTCGCTTagggccataccactctgagggCCCTAGTGAGTAGTGCAGTGGAGGAAGTGTTTGGCTGCAGTGGGTGAGAGAGGCTTaccaaactttttttgtttttttgtttgaatacatcagtttcatcagtgtttgtttttctgagcTTTTAAGTTGACCCTGCCAGCAGCTTTCACTGTTTGGGAAGAACTtttgtgcgttttttttttttttttttttttctttacaacgGACAGCTTAAGGGTGACGGAGACGGCAATGGCAGATGGCACACGGTGTGGGAATGACAATGGACTGGCTCAACGACAACGAGAtggtaaagagaaagaaaaagaagtgagGAAGGAGACTGGAAACAGAGTATATTTAAAGGAAGCAACGGTGATTGTGGATGTGGGACACGTGATGGATACGAGGGCGGTGGATGTTATTAAAGCGGTGGCGGAGCGGATCGACAACGGGAGGATTTTAGCAGTGAGACCCAAACAAATGAAGGAATACGAGATAACACTTGAACGCGAGGACGACACAGAGTTTTTGGAAGGAAGGATTGACGATAAATGGCATCAACTGTGAGGTAAAAAGACTGCAGAGCAGAGATTACGTTGTCTCCTTCATGCATCTGCCCGTTTACATTGCTGACGAGGAAATTTCAGAGAAGTTGGAAGGCTGGGGagttttcagaaattaaaagaaGTTCCTTCCCTCCCGTAGAGCACAAAAATGGAAACGGAAGAAGGTCCGCAACATTTCCGGGTGATGCACAGCCATCAGATGAAGACCTGTCGGCTGTGCATGAGCCCGGATCATGTGATAAAAGACTGTCCTGATTTCAAGTGCTTTAAATGTGAGGAGAGGGGGCACTTCGTGAGATACTGCAACGCCGTGACGTGCCCGGATTGTAATTTGGTTTTAAATAAGTGTGAGAGGAAGAAACAGCGAATAAAGATAGTAAACATCAGGAGAAGGATTATAATGAGCAGCAAGAGCAATCACAAGGGGATGGGGAAACTTGGACTTAGATGGAGTTGACTGAAAGTTTGCAAAATGCTCAGGACTTGGTGGAACATAATGATCAAAGGGACGCTGAACTGATTGGTGCACAAAATTACGGTGATGTTCGGACACAAATGGATTTGACTGAGAGTTTGCAATATGCCTTGGACACAGTGGAACTTATTGATCAAAGGATTAAGGAGCAAGCTGCAGTAAAGGAAAgtgaagaggggaaaaaagaggaggagaaacaaATGAAATCAACTAAAGAAGAAGGTCAGTAAAGGTAACGCCAAATTTAGAGGctattaggggaaaaaagaagtgCTTAAAGAAGACTCAATTGAGAGTGTGAATAAGTATGAACTGTTAAAGGACTTGGGGGggagatggacagagatgatGGGTTTTATGTATGTTCTTATATGTTTTATGCTTTTAAGGAATGCTAGAGGACTTTTAGACATAGGAAAAtttgaaaaagtgaaagaaatgtgTAAAGGAGAAGATGTGATTTTATTACAAGAAACTAGCTGGAGGGAAGAGTGGAATGGaggaattttatataacaatagTGATAAGTTGTGAAGAGGAGTTGCggttttaataaaagaaaacagtggGGTAACATGCAAAACAATATATAATGATAGAGGGGAAATGTATAGTGTTTGAAATGGAATATGAGGGAAAAACGGTAGTTGTGGTTAATGTTCATGCACCAACAAAGGAGAATCAAAAGAAAGCATATTTTAATGTGTTACGAGATTTGTTAAAAAAGTACAGAGAAGTTATGATGGGTGATTTTAATACTGTTTTTAGCAAATTAGAAATGGGTGAGGGAATGGTCTTTAAAGCTgataaaggaagaaaagaattGAAGCAATTAATGGAAGAAAATAGCACGATCGATatatggagagaaagaaattaaaaaagaaaggagtACGGAAtgtacactgaagacaaaaGAATACGGTGGGGAAAATGTTCACAAAGTACTGCAAGTTAATACAGAGAAATGaggaaatattaaaagaaataaaagcatacTATGAGAATCTGTTTAGTGTAGAGGGCGTgagggaagaagagaaactGGAGTTACTGAAGCAAATAAAAGCAACAGTAGGAGAAGTAGACAAAAAAGAGTGTGATGAACAGATAAGAGAAGAAGAGTCCAGGTGTAGGGTATAGTTTGGGGAGTGAATTTTATATAGTTTTCAAGGATTTTTTAACTAGCATTTTAAAAGAAGTATATGTAGATATTTTTAACAAAGGAGAATTAAATCAAAGAATGGGAATGGGTTTAATGAAGTTGATATacaagagaaaaggagagaagacAGACCGATTACAATGCTGAATGCTGATTTAAAGAGTTTATCTAAAATTTTAGCCAACAGACTGAAGGAAGTCATGCCGAGTATAATTAAAACTAACCAGGTGTACGGAGTGAAGGGAAGAGGCATAGCAGATACAACTATTAGTATAAAAGATATGATAAGATACATACATGAAAAGAACAAAGATGGGTTTATAATCAGTTTAGATTTCGAGAAAGCATTTGACAGGGtggatcatgtttttttttttaatgttttaaaaagttttggTTTTGGAGAGAATTTAATGAAATGGATTAGGATCTTATACAAGCGTgcagtaataaaaattaaatgtaatgggttttaaaacacagtgttttaaaataagATCGATAAGGCAAGGATGTCCATTGTCAGctcttttatattctttagTTGCGGAACCTTTGGGCCTGACTATAAAACAGGAGGAGGGGATTAAAGGGATAGGCATTGAGGGAGAAGAAACTACGTGGGAGGAAGCGTTAGGAGGGATTGAAAGAAGATTGACTTTTTGGAAAATGAGAACATTAACTTTGAAAGGGAAGGTTTTAGTtcttaatgttttaatgatttCTAAATTGTGGTATATTTTATGTGTCATCTATGCCGTTGTGGGcagaaaaaaaggctgaaaaatgtattttagatTTCTTATGGGACGGGAAGCCGCCGAAAATAGCACACGACACTTTAATAGGAGAAGTAGAGAAGGGAGGACTGGGGTTTATGGATGTGGAACAAAGAAAGAACAGCTTGagagtgaaaataataaaaaggtatttggatgaagaaaacaaagcaaacatgGAAGAGAACAATGGGGCATTTTTTAAGCAAGTGTAGTAATTTTAATTTGGGGGACAACATTCTAtggatgaaaacaaaaaattggAAGACGGaggggttgccagatttttatAAAGAACTGATGGGGCATGGGGCAAATTTTTAACTAATGTGCATTTTCAGCCACAAGGCAGAGAGAACATCTTAAATCAGCCTTTATTCTTAAACAACTGGATTTTAAATCAAGggaaggagattttttttaaagaaatggtgGGATGTGGGAATCACGAAAGTCAGAGATGGTTTATATGAGTTCAAAGAGGGTTTTTTACCAGTACAATATATTGTTGATGTAATGGAGGAAGCAAAGGAGGATTATAGCAGACAAGAGATAACAAACAAATGTAATTAAGAATGCTATACCTCAAGAGTGGATAAAGAGAATTGAAAACATGGAAGAAGGGAAAACTGTATGCTTTTAATGAATGTACTGTGAAAaagatttattgtgtttttagaGATATTGTTTTTAAGAAACCTGTTGTAAATTTTACGATCTAGAAGAAAACAGCATATGGGGTAATATGAATGGAACGCTTATAcaataattggaaaataattagaaaACTCAGAATATTTTATCAGACACAAAGTGCTACTTGTAAAGtttgtaatgatgatgatgaaggatttttacatttgtttttacattGCAAAGAACTGGAAGATTTTAATGGGAAATGTAAAAGTATGGTGTTAAGATTGAGAGAGGAGGACAATGAAAATATTGAATGGGATAAGGTGGTGATGTTGGGTCTGGataaacaatgtaaaaacaaaaaaaacttataaattTACTTGTGATGTTGACTGAGTGCAATATGGGAAAGAAGGGTGGTagcaaagagagaaaatattttaatggatGTGTGGCGTGTGTTTAAAAGGAAACTTGAAAAGTATGTTCaatgtctgttttattattttaaacaagaaGAGAAAATTGATGTTTTCTACTATGTTTTTACACAGGATGTCTGTAAGGTTTTAAAAGACTCGGGTTgggtacttggatgggagaccgcctgggaatgcCAGGttctgtaagctttttagttaGGCCTTCATTTGCATTAgagttttaattctctcaggacatcatactgttttgggagggagattgactagaaacttgaaaagcagagaggaatcaaataaataaataaataaatcttactCTATTTAAGTAGACAACTTTTGGAACCAGCTCTCGCTCACGGCAATACCACTCTAAGGGCGCTAGAGAGCTCACAGGAAGTGTGCTGGCTGCAGTGGGTGAGGAAGGCTCACCAAACCcttttgtatgttttcttgttttgtgtttgtgtctttatttttattagttttcgttttttctttttttttgtgtgtggtttAGCTTATCCTCCCAGCAGCTTGGGCTGTTTGGGAGGATCGTCGGTGTGTTTTtgcatctttttgttttgttttggagtTCAAGTGCTTTAAATGTGAGGAGAGGGGGCACTTCGCGAGGAGCTGCAACGCCGTGACGTGCCCGGATTGCAATTTGGTTTTAAATAAGTGTGAGTGTTGGATGGAgggcgaggaggaggaggaggaggaagagcagCAGGTAGGCGGGCGGATGCATGAACGAGACAACGAGCAGCGAGAGGAGGAAACGAGTACTTTACAGGACGATAAATCTATGGCAAAAGAGGATTGTGAACGGCAGGAAGGTAACGAGCCGCAGGAGCAATCACAACTGGACGAGGGAATGTCGACTCAGATGGATATAACGGACGGTTTGCAGGATGCTTCGGATAAGGTTGAACGAAATTATCAAAGGAATAAAGAACTGAATGATGGTGATTTTTTGGACACGGATGAGCTTGACTGATTCTGCAAAATGCTTTAGACACGGTGGAACTTAACGAGCAAAGGAACAAGGAACAAGCGGCCGCAAAAGAAAGTGAGGAGAAGGAAGTTAAATCATTGAAAAGATGATCAGTGAAGGTAACAACCAATTTAGAGACTGCCAGGAAGAAAATGCTTAATGAAGATGTGCTGAAGTGTGTGCAGTACATCATTAAGACGTATATGTTTGATGTTTTTTAAAGGACTTGGAGGAGAGGGACTAAGTTTTATGggttttatgtatgtttttatatgtttaatgtttttaagaCGTTTACTTACTTTTAATGCGAGGAGACTTTTAGGTATCAGGAAATTTGAAAAAGTTAGAGAAATGTGCAGAGGAGATGATGTGATTTTATTACAAGAGACTAACTGGAGAGAAGATGTTATGATTGAAATAA contains:
- the LOC117596232 gene encoding uncharacterized protein LOC117596232 codes for the protein MEVLPQLQAVNKNILEEHLQSIGVETYDDLRFVTEADLMTALRPVEARKLLSAWKQKYHTPEKSSPSCVEASPTQSLPSLSVSPQSSSSSSSSSPGLDTQWDVNFEIPWSKFPEEVMQALERGKRPGPKLRRQMVRIVVTEMMQKCPHVGKKHSTDGATKMVAKYPSSVQDVIEGDIVGTGYHSLVKQLQNRIENVRRTSTPKIRKRKHQTDDSDQTDEIPLEDRAALQDTYGCIKWNVKFLPLEETQESQQQKMEKLKVMFQHSDANPEEIKCLMKSTFYTQRQHVNQGKSIKCLREEWPFWFEELVMSVHFMELTGIDLKETFTRNLDLKGKRLLDYMTTVCVNKSKKFLQNYARLQRIRGLQSGCSDDVIEMILLLLSYFDEKEESMFFHVEDTCLAEEVQLEQVPLTPVVIVCGQSCYSSTRYMLSLDLNLINTNISSFISALCLMFGSYYCFNIHYPSELASTLEFLQR